The following coding sequences lie in one Sedimentibacter sp. MB35-C1 genomic window:
- a CDS encoding CLC_0170 family protein, producing MYFINDIKMLINTDTITVFLIISFILIFRTAKELKRKKFHRDYKIVKTTGIVYGLLALAAVIAINI from the coding sequence ATGTACTTTATCAACGATATTAAAATGTTGATTAATACTGACACCATAACGGTGTTTTTGATAATCAGTTTTATTTTGATATTTAGAACTGCCAAGGAATTGAAGCGGAAAAAATTTCACAGAGATTATAAAATTGTTAAAACAACTGGAATAGTTTATGGACTGCTGGCACTGGCGGCTGTAATTGCAATTAATATATAG
- a CDS encoding spore germination protein codes for MGEKQNLENINIEKDLNKNEKELKKIFKDANDIIFRKIDAGQNKKTKMLLVYIDGMTTKEAISEFAVQMLMKDMDLQSLEKSDSELQNAIANTNIAVTEIQALQTIQECIDKVLSGETVLLIDGCSKGIMLSSRGWPMRGVQEPSAETLIRGARDGFNETMKVNITLIRRRIRDPKLKVKYMQVGSRSKTDIAIIYIEDIVNKTVLETVEKRIKNIDIEAVLESSYIEEMIEDDIYSPFPQIENTERPDAAASAILEGRVVITVDNTPSVLIAPAIFVSFMQSSEDYYERWMPSCVTRMIRYLALPIVMLLPALYVAVTQFHPNLLPTQLALYVAASRANVPFPPYFEALLMELVMELVREASLRITSPVGSTIGLVGGIVIGQASVAAGLITPLAVIIVALTAISAFAIPSYNFSTSLRMIRFGFIVLASIFGLFGISLGLCLLIIHLCTLKSCGVPYMTPLASFVDNRKDLRDTIIRPRIKKMVHKPKYLQFEKEKGK; via the coding sequence ATGGGCGAAAAACAAAACTTAGAGAATATTAATATAGAAAAAGATTTAAATAAAAATGAGAAGGAATTAAAAAAAATATTTAAGGATGCTAATGACATCATTTTCAGAAAGATTGATGCCGGTCAAAACAAAAAAACTAAGATGCTCTTGGTTTATATTGACGGAATGACCACAAAGGAAGCAATCAGTGAATTTGCTGTTCAAATGCTCATGAAGGACATGGATTTGCAAAGTTTGGAAAAAAGTGATTCTGAGCTGCAGAACGCAATTGCCAATACCAATATAGCGGTAACAGAGATACAAGCTCTTCAAACTATTCAGGAATGCATTGACAAGGTGCTTTCCGGAGAGACGGTTCTTTTAATAGACGGATGCTCAAAAGGTATAATGCTCTCATCCAGAGGTTGGCCAATGAGAGGCGTGCAGGAGCCCTCGGCGGAGACTCTTATAAGAGGTGCCAGAGACGGTTTCAATGAAACCATGAAGGTAAACATTACACTTATAAGAAGAAGAATAAGAGATCCAAAGCTAAAAGTAAAATACATGCAGGTGGGAAGCAGATCTAAAACAGACATTGCAATTATATATATAGAGGATATTGTAAATAAAACAGTCTTGGAAACAGTGGAGAAAAGAATAAAAAATATAGATATAGAAGCTGTGCTGGAAAGTTCTTATATTGAGGAAATGATAGAGGATGATATATATTCTCCGTTTCCTCAAATTGAAAACACCGAGAGGCCTGATGCTGCTGCATCGGCAATTTTAGAGGGGAGAGTCGTGATAACTGTGGATAATACTCCATCTGTTCTCATTGCTCCCGCAATATTTGTATCGTTCATGCAGTCCTCAGAGGATTACTATGAAAGGTGGATGCCGTCGTGTGTAACCAGAATGATACGATATTTGGCGTTGCCAATAGTTATGCTCCTTCCGGCTCTTTATGTGGCAGTAACCCAGTTCCATCCTAATCTTCTGCCAACACAGCTGGCACTTTATGTTGCGGCCTCCAGGGCAAATGTTCCTTTTCCTCCTTATTTTGAGGCGCTTTTAATGGAGCTGGTAATGGAGCTGGTCAGAGAGGCTTCTTTAAGAATTACAAGTCCTGTTGGATCAACAATAGGTCTTGTGGGAGGTATCGTAATAGGTCAGGCATCTGTGGCGGCCGGGCTTATAACTCCTTTGGCCGTAATCATTGTGGCATTGACCGCTATTTCGGCCTTTGCGATACCAAGTTACAATTTCAGCACGTCATTGAGAATGATTCGTTTTGGTTTTATAGTTCTTGCATCAATATTCGGATTGTTTGGCATATCACTGGGGCTTTGTCTTTTGATAATTCACCTCTGCACTCTTAAGAGCTGCGGAGTGCCGTACATGACTCCTTTAGCTAGTTTTGTTGATAACAGAAAAGACTTGAGGGATACAATTATAAGACCGAGAATCAAGAAAATGGTTCACAAACCAAAATATCTTCAATTTGAAAAAGAGAAAGGAAAATAG
- a CDS encoding endospore germination permease, which yields MFDQDITPYQNISILILVSFVSQSILMPLLLSEIDGPVGWMSIIAAGFLIYITMKPINRLMIKYKEDTIISISHKVFPKFLAKLTGVYYILMFLTANSILLKDFAEQIKLMMLFNTPISIIIISLLLIASYATKKGIQSIANLANIAVLIALIPYILIIIFSTYYADYTNVFPIFPADVKGIVKSVPAAMLGFFGFSVLLFSNSRVSIKEKNMKVNKRFIVISAVLYAACYLLIVVKFGMKEAVNMVWPFISVMKFVNIPGFFFESTEIVGLCFQIIVTFTSICIIAYFTNLAMQETFKTREDGYFIYIQIPILYTMAAALPGMYMMFPYIQWPLIVLSGLNFFIPLIVVWMDRRKQKHRTENI from the coding sequence ATGTTCGATCAGGATATTACTCCATATCAAAATATATCAATTTTAATATTAGTATCATTTGTTTCTCAATCTATTTTGATGCCGCTGTTACTGTCTGAGATAGACGGTCCTGTTGGGTGGATGTCGATTATAGCGGCGGGATTTCTCATATATATTACAATGAAACCCATAAACAGGCTGATGATAAAGTACAAGGAAGATACAATAATAAGTATATCCCACAAGGTATTTCCAAAATTCCTGGCAAAACTCACAGGTGTATACTACATACTTATGTTTCTTACTGCAAACAGCATATTGCTGAAAGATTTCGCGGAGCAGATAAAGCTTATGATGCTTTTCAACACACCTATAAGCATAATAATAATATCTCTCTTGCTTATTGCCAGTTACGCGACAAAAAAAGGAATACAGTCAATTGCAAATTTGGCTAATATAGCGGTGTTGATTGCCTTGATACCTTATATACTGATAATAATATTTTCAACATATTACGCTGATTACACAAATGTGTTTCCCATTTTTCCGGCAGACGTGAAAGGAATAGTTAAGTCAGTTCCCGCAGCGATGCTGGGATTTTTCGGATTTTCCGTACTTTTGTTTTCTAACAGCAGGGTGTCAATTAAAGAAAAAAATATGAAGGTAAATAAAAGATTTATCGTAATAAGTGCCGTACTTTATGCCGCATGCTACCTGCTTATAGTAGTAAAATTCGGAATGAAGGAAGCTGTAAACATGGTATGGCCATTTATTTCCGTAATGAAATTTGTTAATATACCGGGATTTTTCTTTGAAAGTACTGAAATCGTAGGATTATGCTTCCAAATAATAGTTACATTTACAAGCATATGCATTATTGCATATTTTACAAATCTTGCTATGCAGGAAACTTTTAAGACCAGAGAAGACGGATATTTTATTTACATCCAGATACCCATTTTGTATACCATGGCTGCAGCTCTGCCCGGCATGTACATGATGTTTCCGTACATACAGTGGCCGTTAATAGTGCTGAGCGGACTGAATTTTTTCATACCGCTTATCGTTGTATGGATGGACAGAAGGAAGCAGAAGCATAGAACAGAAAACATATAA
- a CDS encoding Ger(x)C family spore germination protein has translation MKQIKIIILMLLTSLVLTGCWDSFEINKREYLFAVGIDKNPKNLTFTSEIPKINEGSEEQRIVYSKESTNFANFYSTSYLHSEKAISDRLMQVIILGEDVARDPESFKKIFDEIQRSPQMNRRVKICIAKGKAQDIINMEIPTNPIVGRFLSDMLVKLKRESYQDVYTFDEAILHLGQTGNVMVPVVEVNDKSLKVERAAVVKEYELVGFLEPEEVEIIMVLLNPDRANISNFNISVDDTTVGLGAVDVSMTEDINLKNNKLSVDYYITLYCYIDSFIVGNDKLQDKNFMDKIKTESARMISDVASNTVDKLQHYYRSDLIRIKDKLYKYHKSEFDKIEDKYDEVFEAADINVHLSVDIKSTGLVK, from the coding sequence ATGAAACAAATAAAAATAATAATTTTAATGCTGCTGACATCATTAGTTTTAACAGGTTGCTGGGACAGCTTTGAAATCAACAAAAGGGAATACTTATTTGCTGTGGGAATTGATAAAAATCCTAAGAACCTGACTTTTACGTCTGAAATTCCAAAAATAAATGAAGGCAGCGAGGAACAGAGAATTGTTTATTCAAAGGAAAGCACAAATTTTGCGAATTTTTACAGCACCAGCTATCTCCATTCTGAAAAGGCCATTTCTGACAGGTTAATGCAGGTAATAATACTGGGAGAAGATGTGGCCAGAGATCCGGAGTCATTTAAAAAAATATTTGACGAAATCCAGCGGTCTCCTCAAATGAACAGAAGAGTTAAAATATGCATTGCCAAAGGAAAGGCTCAGGACATCATAAACATGGAAATACCGACCAATCCCATTGTGGGCAGATTTTTGAGCGATATGTTAGTTAAACTTAAAAGAGAAAGCTACCAGGATGTTTATACCTTTGATGAGGCAATACTCCACTTGGGGCAGACGGGAAACGTTATGGTGCCGGTTGTGGAAGTAAACGATAAAAGCTTGAAAGTGGAAAGGGCGGCCGTTGTTAAGGAATACGAACTGGTGGGTTTTTTGGAACCGGAGGAAGTTGAAATCATTATGGTTTTATTAAATCCCGACAGAGCCAATATCAGCAATTTCAATATATCTGTTGATGATACAACCGTAGGGCTGGGTGCCGTTGATGTGAGCATGACGGAAGATATAAATTTAAAAAATAATAAATTAAGCGTTGATTATTATATTACGCTATATTGTTACATAGATTCGTTTATCGTAGGTAATGACAAGTTGCAGGATAAAAATTTTATGGATAAAATCAAGACTGAGTCTGCAAGAATGATATCAGATGTGGCTTCAAATACAGTCGATAAGCTTCAGCATTACTACAGATCAGATCTTATCAGAATAAAAGATAAATTATACAAGTATCACAAATCCGAGTTCGACAAAATCGAAGACAAATATGATGAAGTTTTTGAGGCAGCGGACATAAATGTACATTTGAGTGTAGATATAAAAAGCACCGGATTGGTTAAATAA
- the spoIIR gene encoding stage II sporulation protein R encodes MSYYKKILISVIFVAVAVAVSYTVDAYTGMAKINDKVIRLHVIANSNTVYDQQLKYKVRNHVISKFDSEFENITSKDDSEDLVIEKINEIRKEAEEIISEEGYDYEINVYYGNFKFPRKIYEDIVLPEGYYDAVRIEIGRAEGNNWWCVMFPPLCFVDFGQDKNAEPVFDIETEKKLQEVLTQEEIEAIKTKRGIKDIKFKSKIYEFIEKGKVEHTGLEPSQTPSVYARSLAK; translated from the coding sequence ATGAGCTATTATAAAAAAATTTTAATTTCGGTAATATTTGTTGCCGTTGCCGTTGCCGTTTCATATACGGTAGATGCATACACAGGAATGGCAAAAATAAATGACAAAGTTATACGGTTACATGTTATTGCAAATTCAAACACTGTTTATGACCAACAGTTAAAATACAAGGTCAGAAATCATGTGATTAGTAAGTTTGACAGTGAATTTGAAAACATAACGTCTAAAGATGACAGCGAAGATTTAGTTATAGAAAAGATAAATGAAATAAGAAAAGAAGCAGAGGAAATAATTTCAGAGGAAGGATATGATTATGAAATAAATGTATATTACGGGAATTTTAAGTTTCCACGGAAAATATACGAGGACATAGTTCTTCCGGAAGGCTATTATGATGCCGTAAGAATAGAAATAGGCAGGGCAGAAGGCAACAATTGGTGGTGCGTGATGTTCCCTCCTCTGTGTTTTGTGGATTTCGGACAGGACAAAAATGCAGAGCCGGTATTTGATATAGAAACAGAAAAAAAGCTCCAGGAAGTTTTGACTCAGGAAGAAATTGAGGCTATAAAAACAAAAAGAGGCATAAAAGATATTAAGTTTAAATCAAAGATATATGAATTTATAGAAAAAGGAAAAGTAGAACATACAGGTTTAGAGCCAAGCCAGACACCTAGTGTATATGCCCGTTCATTGGCTAAATAA
- a CDS encoding sigma-54-dependent Fis family transcriptional regulator yields the protein MDIKYFDALIHAIDLINDGIHVVDAYGKIAYYNSSAKQLDEIDVDKAIGRHILEVYPSLTFETSTLLKVLRTGKPIYNVEQNFINYKGDKISTLNSTIPIYYNNKVLGALEVSRNITKVRELSEKIVNLQKELYERNDRGHDKPSKPVAKFNFLDIIGQNKEMLKLKSLGIKAAMSDSPVMIAGSTGTGKELFVQSIHNSSNRKHKPFIAQNCAALPSNLLESILFGSVKGSFTGAENRPGLFELADGGTLFLDEINSMPLELQTKLLRVLQDGRVRRVGSATTIDVDVRIISAINTDINLVVETKQLRQDLFFRLNVITLVIPDLSKRIDDIPLLVDHFIKKYDERCNKFFSGVSKEVLDIFTEYSWPGNVRELEHAIESAVSLYDGELIREEHLPFQFKNYSRRNNNLQNIGALQHLNAAVEKVERDIIKSALEQTDYNITKAAKLINVPRQTLQYKIKKLEIPG from the coding sequence ATGGATATAAAATATTTTGATGCACTCATTCACGCAATAGATTTAATAAATGATGGAATTCATGTAGTTGACGCCTACGGTAAAATTGCTTATTACAATTCATCCGCAAAGCAGCTTGATGAAATCGATGTGGATAAAGCAATAGGAAGACATATTCTTGAGGTGTATCCTTCTCTTACCTTTGAGACAAGCACTCTGTTAAAAGTTTTACGAACAGGCAAGCCGATTTATAATGTTGAACAGAACTTTATAAATTATAAAGGTGATAAAATATCAACATTGAATTCAACAATCCCCATTTATTATAACAACAAGGTACTTGGAGCTCTTGAAGTTTCCAGAAATATAACTAAGGTCAGAGAATTGTCGGAAAAAATAGTAAACCTGCAAAAAGAACTGTATGAAAGGAACGACAGAGGGCACGACAAGCCGTCAAAACCTGTTGCAAAGTTTAATTTTCTTGACATCATAGGACAGAACAAAGAGATGCTTAAGCTTAAATCACTTGGAATAAAAGCGGCCATGTCTGATTCACCTGTTATGATAGCAGGGAGTACAGGAACAGGTAAGGAACTTTTTGTACAGTCCATACACAATTCCAGCAACAGAAAGCACAAGCCCTTCATAGCGCAGAACTGTGCGGCTCTGCCTTCTAACCTGCTTGAAAGCATATTGTTTGGCTCTGTTAAGGGTAGTTTTACAGGAGCAGAAAACAGACCGGGTTTATTTGAGCTTGCCGATGGCGGAACCTTGTTCCTGGATGAAATAAATTCCATGCCCCTGGAGCTTCAGACCAAGCTTTTGAGGGTTCTGCAGGACGGAAGGGTCAGAAGAGTAGGCTCAGCTACCACAATAGATGTTGATGTAAGAATTATATCAGCTATAAATACAGATATTAACTTAGTTGTAGAAACTAAGCAACTGAGACAGGACTTGTTTTTCAGATTGAACGTAATAACTCTCGTTATTCCTGATTTGTCAAAGAGGATAGACGACATACCTCTTCTTGTGGATCATTTTATAAAAAAATACGACGAACGATGCAATAAGTTTTTCAGCGGCGTTTCTAAAGAAGTGCTTGATATATTTACGGAATACAGCTGGCCGGGAAACGTCAGGGAATTGGAACACGCAATTGAAAGTGCCGTTTCGCTGTATGACGGAGAGCTTATAAGAGAAGAACACCTTCCTTTCCAGTTTAAAAACTACAGCAGGAGGAATAACAATTTACAAAACATCGGCGCGCTGCAACACTTGAATGCGGCCGTAGAAAAAGTCGAGCGCGATATTATAAAATCTGCCTTAGAGCAAACGGATTACAACATCACAAAAGCTGCAAAACTTATAAATGTTCCGAGGCAGACACTTCAATATAAAATTAAAAAGCTTGAAATACCAGGCTAA
- a CDS encoding DUF1934 domain-containing protein has protein sequence MNNAKIKITTAQTIDKAGNEEVMELVTEAERLFHEDCIVINYDESDITENTSSKTRLKIYKDKLILTKVGDISSRMEFEENQSYSNIYSTPYGNFDLDFNTMIYENNLDEVGNGTVKIEYQVVFAGSEKSYNKLAIDIF, from the coding sequence ATGAATAATGCCAAAATAAAAATTACTACAGCCCAGACAATAGACAAAGCCGGAAACGAAGAAGTTATGGAGCTTGTTACCGAGGCCGAAAGACTTTTTCATGAAGATTGCATAGTTATAAATTATGATGAAAGTGACATAACCGAAAACACTTCTTCTAAAACAAGGTTGAAGATATACAAAGATAAATTAATACTGACCAAAGTTGGAGATATATCTTCAAGAATGGAATTTGAAGAAAATCAAAGCTACAGTAATATTTATTCAACACCTTACGGTAATTTCGACCTGGACTTCAACACCATGATATATGAGAATAATTTGGATGAGGTGGGAAATGGAACTGTCAAGATAGAATACCAAGTTGTTTTTGCCGGAAGTGAAAAAAGCTATAACAAATTAGCTATTGATATTTTTTAG
- the murI gene encoding glutamate racemase, producing MDNRPIGIFDSGVGGLTVMREVMEQLPYENIIYLGDTARIPYGSKSEQTIKKYANQCSSFLKSKDVKTIVIACNTASSIALEHVQNNFDLPIIGVINPGAKSAAAATENGRIGVIGTIATINSNAYQAKIMEYLHDAEVIGIPCPLFVPIVEEGWEYSNVAFLTAEKYLDELIEHDVDTLVLGCTHYPILRHTIKKVVGPDVKLVNPAFETARDLKKLLTDENMLNENYDKARYEYYASDAPERLRRIGGNFLKKEIDNLYEIAIDNL from the coding sequence ATGGATAACAGACCAATCGGAATCTTTGATTCAGGAGTAGGCGGACTCACTGTAATGAGAGAAGTAATGGAGCAACTTCCTTACGAAAACATCATATATTTGGGAGATACCGCAAGAATTCCATACGGTTCAAAATCTGAGCAAACCATAAAAAAATATGCTAACCAATGCTCATCCTTCTTAAAGAGCAAGGATGTTAAAACCATTGTAATTGCATGCAACACAGCAAGCTCAATAGCTCTTGAGCACGTGCAGAACAATTTTGATCTTCCCATAATAGGTGTGATTAATCCCGGAGCAAAAAGTGCGGCTGCCGCTACAGAGAACGGAAGAATAGGTGTAATAGGTACAATTGCAACAATAAATTCTAATGCTTACCAGGCAAAAATTATGGAGTATCTCCACGATGCAGAAGTGATTGGGATTCCGTGCCCGCTGTTTGTTCCCATAGTTGAGGAAGGCTGGGAATACTCAAACGTAGCATTTTTGACTGCGGAAAAATATCTTGATGAATTGATTGAACACGATGTGGACACTTTGGTGCTGGGATGCACCCATTATCCTATTTTAAGGCACACAATCAAAAAAGTGGTTGGTCCTGATGTTAAGCTTGTCAATCCCGCATTTGAAACCGCAAGAGATTTGAAAAAACTGCTTACAGATGAAAACATGCTTAACGAAAATTACGATAAAGCCAGATACGAATATTACGCCAGCGATGCACCTGAACGCCTAAGAAGAATAGGAGGCAATTTTCTAAAGAAGGAAATTGATAATCTTTACGAAATCGCAATAGATAACCTTTAA
- a CDS encoding zinc-binding dehydrogenase yields the protein MIKKGNPYGTHRVIEPKGVLPQPAVKIDNTMEIYDNEILINVQTLNVDSASFTQISDQAGGDVEKIKEIMKGIVAERGKHQNPVTGSGGMLIGTVEQVGPALEGKTDLKVGDKIATLVSLSLTPLVIEEILTVRKDIDQVDIKGKAILFESGIYAKLPSDIPENLALSVLDVAGAPAQTVKLVKEGDTVLVLGGSGKSGLLCLYEAKKKAGASGKVICWAHRQSTLETVKKLGLADVCIAGDATNAIEVYDKVMEATDGKLCDLVISCVSRPNCEMSAILATKDEGTVYYFSMATSFTKAALGAEGVGKDVNMIIGNGYTKGHADTALQIMRESKGLRELYTELYA from the coding sequence ATGATCAAAAAAGGAAACCCATACGGAACACACAGAGTAATTGAGCCAAAAGGAGTATTGCCGCAGCCGGCAGTTAAAATCGATAACACAATGGAGATATACGACAACGAGATTTTGATAAACGTTCAAACTTTGAATGTAGACTCGGCAAGTTTCACTCAAATAAGCGACCAGGCAGGCGGAGACGTAGAAAAAATTAAAGAAATAATGAAGGGAATCGTAGCAGAAAGAGGAAAGCATCAAAACCCTGTAACAGGATCAGGCGGAATGCTCATCGGAACTGTAGAGCAAGTAGGACCTGCATTGGAAGGAAAGACTGATCTTAAAGTGGGAGATAAGATTGCTACGCTGGTTTCATTATCATTGACACCTTTGGTTATAGAAGAAATACTTACTGTAAGAAAAGATATTGATCAGGTGGACATTAAAGGAAAGGCTATTTTATTTGAAAGCGGAATATATGCGAAACTTCCTTCAGACATACCTGAAAATCTTGCATTGTCTGTATTGGACGTAGCAGGAGCTCCTGCGCAAACTGTTAAGCTGGTAAAAGAAGGAGATACAGTGTTGGTTCTTGGAGGATCAGGAAAATCCGGACTTCTCTGCCTGTACGAAGCAAAGAAAAAAGCAGGTGCAAGCGGAAAAGTTATATGCTGGGCTCACAGACAAAGCACTCTTGAAACAGTTAAAAAACTCGGTCTTGCTGACGTGTGCATAGCTGGTGATGCTACAAATGCAATCGAAGTGTACGACAAAGTAATGGAAGCAACAGACGGTAAACTGTGCGACCTGGTAATAAGCTGCGTATCAAGACCTAACTGCGAAATGTCGGCAATCCTTGCGACAAAAGATGAAGGTACCGTATATTACTTCAGCATGGCTACAAGCTTTACAAAAGCAGCATTAGGAGCTGAGGGCGTGGGTAAAGATGTAAATATGATTATCGGTAACGGATATACAAAAGGACATGCGGATACGGCTCTGCAGATAATGAGAGAAAGCAAAGGGTTAAGAGAGCTGTATACAGAGCTGTATGCTTAA